The following proteins are encoded in a genomic region of Paenibacillus sp. FSL H3-0469:
- a CDS encoding response regulator: MSINVLLVDDEAIDLEWLRRRVLASPLDLAVVGTANSGFNALKIMEQERVDIILSDIRMPIMTGTEFARRAKVLNPKVKIVFISGHEDFSYAKEAIEINASGYLLKPVEDKDLYEMLESLSAALEQEREKNRSFTEALSLVNKELILRWFEDASPEPAEQHLRSALSPLLMKGAAAAIIEIDDLEWKMRDLSEEDARVKTRQMAGLIRAFVESNQLGTLIPVHHHRFVILCSLPPDSFLSLLDELIKQMAVSSPCTLTIGVGRYAQDEAGLHESYQQATAALSAKWLLGKNRLIRDNLESSPRGTPGARIEQTVVQLLEAIIQYDLVAIDDHLLELFTSAGKKDVYELIIRITSKLHADLQQQNENLYELLQWESHQPDILFQFETIHDILSWMRRRFFELSELLYVKRQRQKRKLIDEIMNYVEENLEKKITLKEVAAHFDFTPNYLGFLFKEEYGVPFSEYVNERKTGRVFELLSDPTLKIYEIAERMGYKNIIYFNRQFKQITGMTPGEYRKKQKI; this comes from the coding sequence ATGAGTATCAATGTATTGCTGGTTGACGATGAAGCGATTGATCTGGAATGGCTGCGGCGCAGAGTACTGGCCAGCCCGCTGGATCTTGCAGTGGTAGGAACGGCGAACAGCGGCTTCAATGCGCTTAAGATCATGGAGCAGGAGCGGGTGGATATCATCCTGTCAGACATACGGATGCCTATTATGACGGGGACGGAATTTGCGCGCCGGGCGAAGGTACTGAATCCGAAGGTCAAAATTGTTTTCATCAGCGGCCATGAGGATTTCAGCTATGCCAAGGAAGCAATTGAGATCAATGCCTCCGGTTATTTATTGAAGCCTGTAGAAGACAAGGATCTCTACGAGATGCTGGAATCTCTGTCTGCCGCTCTGGAGCAGGAACGGGAGAAGAACCGTTCCTTCACTGAGGCGTTGTCTCTGGTTAATAAGGAGCTGATTCTGCGCTGGTTCGAGGATGCATCGCCTGAACCTGCGGAGCAGCATCTGCGCAGTGCCCTGAGTCCGCTGCTCATGAAGGGGGCGGCTGCAGCGATTATTGAGATCGATGATCTGGAATGGAAAATGCGTGACCTGTCCGAGGAGGATGCGCGGGTTAAGACGCGGCAGATGGCCGGACTGATTAGAGCGTTCGTAGAGAGCAACCAGCTGGGAACGCTGATTCCTGTCCATCATCACCGGTTCGTCATTCTGTGCAGCCTTCCGCCGGACAGCTTCCTGAGTCTGCTGGATGAGCTGATTAAGCAGATGGCCGTGAGCTCACCCTGCACCTTGACCATCGGGGTCGGGCGTTACGCCCAGGATGAGGCGGGGCTGCATGAATCCTACCAGCAGGCAACGGCAGCACTCAGTGCAAAGTGGCTGCTGGGCAAGAACCGGCTGATCCGCGACAATCTGGAGTCCTCCCCGCGCGGAACGCCGGGAGCAAGAATTGAGCAGACCGTTGTGCAGCTGCTGGAGGCTATCATCCAGTACGATCTGGTGGCGATTGACGATCATCTGCTGGAGCTGTTCACGAGTGCCGGCAAGAAGGATGTCTATGAGCTGATTATCCGTATCACCTCCAAGCTGCATGCGGACCTGCAGCAGCAGAATGAGAATCTGTATGAGCTGCTCCAGTGGGAGTCCCATCAGCCGGATATCCTGTTCCAGTTCGAGACGATTCACGATATCCTGTCGTGGATGAGACGGAGATTCTTCGAGCTGTCGGAGCTGCTGTATGTGAAGCGGCAGCGGCAGAAGCGCAAGCTGATCGACGAGATTATGAATTATGTCGAGGAGAATCTGGAGAAGAAGATCACCTTGAAGGAGGTAGCCGCCCACTTCGACTTCACCCCGAATTATCTCGGCTTCCTGTTCAAGGAAGAATACGGAGTTCCCTTCAGCGAGTACGTTAACGAACGGAAAACAGGCAGAGTGTTCGAGCTGCTCAGTGATCCGACGCTTAAGATCTATGAGATAGCCGAACGGATGGGCTATAAGAATATCATCTATTTCAACCGTCAGTTCAAGCAGATCACCGGCATGACGCCGGGGGAATACCGCAAAAAGCAGAAGATATAA
- a CDS encoding class I SAM-dependent methyltransferase → MPTHPYVSRFFVNTDARRDKLVYDLPEAWWSRPYEYEWCTHFISPYDVVLDAACGISHPLKFYLAEHSAEVYACDKDARILSHEAIMENITEDAGAAAARQVEAGPVNRLHLAQADLTSLPYEDESFDTVFCISVLEHLSVQEAVLAVREFHRTLNGEGLLVLTFDHPTVNLPRMNEILLQAGFQYWGETDFNLPADAVRTDQWGGLSCFRAVLKKAQI, encoded by the coding sequence ATGCCGACACATCCTTACGTCTCCCGTTTTTTTGTAAATACCGATGCACGCCGTGACAAGCTGGTTTATGATTTGCCGGAAGCCTGGTGGAGCCGTCCGTATGAATACGAATGGTGTACGCATTTCATCTCACCGTATGATGTGGTACTGGACGCAGCCTGCGGAATTTCACACCCGCTTAAATTTTATCTTGCCGAGCATAGCGCTGAGGTCTATGCCTGTGATAAGGATGCCCGGATTCTGTCGCATGAAGCGATAATGGAGAATATCACCGAGGATGCCGGAGCAGCTGCAGCCCGCCAGGTGGAGGCCGGACCTGTGAACAGGCTGCATCTCGCCCAGGCTGATCTGACCTCACTGCCTTATGAGGATGAGAGCTTTGATACGGTTTTTTGTATCTCGGTGCTGGAGCATCTGTCTGTGCAGGAAGCAGTACTGGCTGTCCGTGAGTTTCATAGGACGCTGAATGGAGAAGGACTGCTGGTGCTGACCTTTGATCACCCTACAGTCAACCTGCCGCGGATGAATGAAATTCTGCTGCAGGCCGGCTTTCAGTATTGGGGCGAGACGGATTTCAATCTTCCGGCAGATGCCGTGCGTACAGATCAGTGGGGCGGCCTAAGCTGCTTCCGGGCAGTGCTCAAAAAAGCGCAAATCTAG
- a CDS encoding DUF3502 domain-containing protein, translating to MMNKKKKLTVTLATMMALGTVLSACGGGNNNANTGAEATKAPATSEGATNSGAPDTSKEVKLKMILLGPQPGDYDKVFGELNTKLKEKINATVETEFLDWSDWTQKYPLKFAANEDFDLVYTANWAFYNDQALKGGFLELTDDMLTKYMPQTWEAMPKVNWAQAKVDGKLYMVPNNNVEVTDKVVLYREDLRKKLNLPEINSPESYATYLKAIAKDEKGITAFGAKPADGWKFHELDQTLLEQNNNFNLVDASLLPLAYKLDDASGKVFNIYDTPEFTSLLKYYKDLADNGAWSKNVVSNKNDVWQDVKAGKVSSYAHNLGTVAANLAEMRRDKPDVELGIADLTPDKKKIAAISTQNGMSVHATSKNPERALMLLDLLQNDKEIHDLTMYGIAGSNYNPEGDKKFTAGPAAANYTGFSNWGWNSPLNRQDAAYPKEADDMFNTWQSSIYHFPLETFVFDTTPVKNEVANIGNVMLRYAIPLEYGLIDDLAKGQADLIKQLKSAGLDKVQTEMQTQIDAFLAAQK from the coding sequence ATGATGAACAAGAAAAAGAAACTTACAGTAACGCTTGCAACGATGATGGCACTAGGGACGGTCCTCAGTGCATGCGGCGGCGGCAATAATAACGCGAATACAGGAGCGGAGGCTACTAAGGCTCCAGCGACATCGGAAGGAGCAACCAATTCAGGCGCTCCGGACACCTCCAAAGAAGTAAAGCTCAAAATGATTCTGCTCGGGCCACAGCCTGGGGATTATGATAAGGTCTTCGGAGAGCTGAACACCAAGCTCAAGGAGAAAATCAATGCTACTGTAGAAACTGAATTCCTCGACTGGTCCGACTGGACCCAGAAATACCCGCTGAAATTCGCGGCGAACGAAGATTTCGACCTCGTGTATACTGCAAACTGGGCCTTCTATAACGATCAGGCGCTGAAGGGCGGATTCCTGGAGCTAACGGATGATATGCTGACCAAGTATATGCCGCAGACCTGGGAGGCTATGCCGAAAGTAAACTGGGCGCAGGCAAAGGTGGACGGCAAGCTCTATATGGTTCCGAACAACAATGTTGAAGTAACCGACAAAGTGGTGCTGTACCGCGAGGATCTGCGCAAAAAGCTGAACCTGCCGGAAATCAACAGTCCTGAATCGTATGCGACTTATCTGAAGGCGATTGCCAAGGATGAAAAAGGGATTACTGCCTTTGGAGCCAAGCCGGCGGACGGCTGGAAATTCCATGAGCTGGATCAGACGCTGCTTGAGCAGAACAACAACTTCAACCTGGTAGATGCAAGTCTGCTTCCGCTGGCGTACAAGCTGGATGATGCGTCCGGTAAAGTCTTCAATATCTATGACACACCCGAATTCACTTCCCTGCTTAAATATTACAAAGACCTGGCCGATAACGGCGCGTGGTCCAAGAACGTAGTCAGCAACAAAAATGATGTATGGCAGGATGTCAAAGCAGGCAAGGTATCCTCTTATGCGCATAACCTGGGTACTGTAGCTGCTAACCTGGCTGAAATGCGCCGTGACAAACCGGATGTAGAGCTGGGCATTGCAGATCTGACCCCGGACAAAAAGAAAATTGCTGCGATCTCGACGCAGAACGGGATGTCCGTGCATGCAACCTCCAAGAATCCTGAGCGCGCCCTGATGCTGCTCGATTTACTGCAGAATGACAAAGAAATTCATGATTTGACGATGTACGGTATCGCCGGAAGCAACTACAATCCGGAAGGCGACAAGAAGTTCACCGCCGGTCCTGCTGCCGCTAACTACACAGGCTTCTCGAACTGGGGCTGGAACTCCCCGCTGAACCGTCAGGATGCAGCTTATCCTAAGGAAGCGGACGATATGTTCAACACTTGGCAGTCCAGCATCTATCACTTCCCGCTCGAAACCTTCGTCTTCGACACTACACCAGTGAAGAACGAAGTGGCTAACATCGGTAACGTAATGCTGCGTTATGCCATTCCGCTGGAATACGGATTGATTGATGATCTGGCTAAAGGCCAGGCTGACCTTATCAAGCAGCTGAAATCAGCAGGTCTGGATAAAGTACAGACTGAAATGCAGACACAGATCGATGCATTCCTCGCAGCGCAGAAATAA
- a CDS encoding ABC transporter permease subunit produces MKQKQHGFWDDVKKYKSLLLMLTPAVLFFLLFAYLPMSGIVLAFKQFDYTGGVFGSPWNGLDNFKFFIDSGDAWRVTRNTALYNIAFIVVNNVLQIFAAILLFEVAGKWFRKLTQTVLFLPYFISWVVVGAIAYNLFNFDVGTVNVLLKGLGMQPIDIYNTAAYWPFILVIVSAWKTLGYGTIMYLAAITSIDTEMYEAAEIDGANIFQRIMKITIPNLMPTVIILVLLAIGNIFRGDFGMFYNMVGNNGLLFSSTDVIDTFVFRSLTTSNEIGMSAAAGFYQSLLGFATIMLANYAVRRYDKDRALF; encoded by the coding sequence ATGAAACAGAAACAACACGGATTCTGGGATGACGTCAAGAAATACAAATCCTTGCTTCTTATGCTGACACCGGCAGTATTGTTCTTTCTGCTATTTGCTTATCTGCCCATGTCGGGCATTGTGCTGGCATTCAAGCAATTTGATTATACGGGCGGGGTATTCGGCAGTCCGTGGAACGGGCTGGATAACTTCAAATTCTTCATTGATTCCGGTGACGCCTGGCGCGTAACCCGAAATACAGCGCTATATAATATCGCATTCATCGTTGTGAACAACGTGCTTCAGATCTTCGCAGCCATCCTGCTGTTCGAAGTAGCGGGCAAATGGTTCCGTAAATTGACCCAAACGGTATTGTTCCTGCCTTATTTCATTTCCTGGGTTGTTGTGGGCGCGATTGCGTACAACCTGTTCAACTTCGATGTAGGTACAGTCAATGTGCTGCTGAAGGGACTGGGCATGCAGCCAATCGATATTTATAATACGGCAGCCTACTGGCCGTTCATTCTGGTCATCGTATCCGCGTGGAAGACACTCGGCTACGGAACGATTATGTATCTGGCCGCGATTACAAGCATTGACACCGAGATGTATGAAGCCGCCGAAATTGACGGCGCGAATATTTTCCAGCGTATTATGAAAATTACGATTCCGAACCTGATGCCGACCGTCATCATTCTGGTGCTGCTGGCGATCGGTAATATCTTCCGCGGAGACTTCGGGATGTTCTACAATATGGTCGGCAACAACGGCCTGCTGTTCTCGTCCACCGACGTAATCGACACCTTCGTCTTCCGCTCGCTGACCACATCCAATGAAATCGGGATGTCTGCGGCAGCCGGCTTCTACCAATCTCTGCTCGGCTTCGCAACCATCATGCTGGCCAACTACGCAGTACGCCGATACGATAAGGATCGCGCTCTATTCTAG
- a CDS encoding CapA family protein: MRRYAVIFMILLLLVPAAGISAKGAAPQEEIRLAFAGDILLDGFVGDQIAKYGVDFPFAKVAPVLQKADMAFANLETPVSVRGTAASKTFAFRSKPAALAGLTKAGIDGVTVANNHILDYGRNAMLDTLIHLDKNNIGHTGAGANIEEAFKPYVKTVKGKRIAVLGTSRVLSDPSWYAGKNSPGAASAYTAEPLLSAIKKSAKDNDYTVVYIHWNQEFKDYPEAYARKLAKQMIDSGADIILGAHSHCLMGIEYYKHKPIYYSLGNFVFNRSTRGGDKTLHSMLVNFTINPSGVTSSITPVKIIGGQPNFMGDAYNKETIKKLNQLSFNAKIAAGGAVSEK; the protein is encoded by the coding sequence TTGCGCAGATATGCTGTTATATTCATGATTCTGCTTCTGCTGGTCCCTGCCGCTGGGATAAGCGCCAAGGGGGCTGCCCCGCAGGAGGAGATCCGCCTTGCGTTTGCCGGGGATATTCTGCTGGACGGCTTTGTCGGCGACCAGATTGCCAAGTATGGCGTTGATTTCCCGTTCGCCAAGGTAGCACCGGTGCTGCAGAAGGCAGATATGGCTTTTGCCAATCTGGAGACTCCGGTCTCTGTGCGCGGAACTGCAGCCAGTAAGACGTTCGCCTTCCGCTCCAAGCCGGCGGCACTTGCGGGATTAACCAAAGCGGGGATCGACGGTGTCACCGTAGCTAATAACCACATTCTGGATTACGGCCGTAACGCAATGCTGGATACGCTGATTCATCTGGATAAGAACAACATTGGGCATACCGGTGCGGGTGCCAATATTGAGGAAGCCTTCAAACCGTATGTCAAGACCGTCAAGGGCAAGCGGATCGCCGTTCTGGGTACAAGCCGTGTGCTATCTGACCCCTCCTGGTATGCAGGCAAGAACAGCCCGGGTGCAGCTTCCGCTTATACGGCAGAGCCGCTGCTGAGTGCAATTAAGAAGTCTGCCAAGGATAATGATTATACGGTTGTATATATTCACTGGAATCAGGAATTCAAGGATTATCCTGAAGCGTATGCCCGCAAGCTGGCCAAGCAAATGATCGACAGCGGAGCAGATATCATCCTGGGTGCGCATAGTCATTGTCTGATGGGCATTGAATATTACAAGCATAAGCCGATCTATTATTCACTGGGCAATTTTGTGTTCAACCGTTCCACACGGGGCGGAGACAAGACCCTGCATTCCATGCTGGTTAATTTCACCATTAACCCGTCAGGGGTAACCAGCAGCATTACACCGGTCAAAATCATTGGCGGCCAGCCGAATTTCATGGGGGATGCCTACAATAAAGAGACCATCAAGAAGCTGAACCAGCTCTCCTTCAATGCGAAGATTGCAGCGGGCGGGGCGGTCAGCGAGAAGTAG
- the galA gene encoding beta-galactosidase GalA translates to MRTGIARSKVNFDGNWGFYQGELHIPYAVKGGMTGGITDAGSLREGEWLDIAYHDKGMSEQPLEWTGVSLPHDWCVEQEYVRDEGLGSRDGSHGYLPGGTGFYRKTFALPAEADGSKWKIRFDGVSGTSTVWVNGHLIGSHQGGYIGYSYDLTDVLRYGEEGLNVILVKVDATECEGWWYEGCGIYRHVWLESTDRLHVAEYGTYIITPEVIKEQAAVQLRTRIRNDYTEGKQISLRSVIYDADGIQVVEETAEAYADWYAEIELEQSFSVEQPKLWSPESPYLYRAETAVIVDGQELDRYETVFGIRSIRFDPQEGFFLNGEPLLIKGTCNHQDFAGVGVALPDSLIEYKLKLLQEMGSNAYRSAHHPPTPELLDICDRIGMLVMDENRKLDSSPNGLSQLSRMLYRDRNHPSVIIWGLENEEVLEGTLTGARVLKTLADWTRRIDPTRPTCAAMNHGWHENGYNDAVEITGYNYGHRQDLNIDLRDHERHPDRLMIGSECASYTATRGIYEDDPVKGYCSEYGTNIPSWGCTPQQAWSDLVQHRFLTGVFMWTGFDYRGEPTPHLWPCINSHFGLMDTCGFPKDSYYYMQSVWREEPMVHVLPHWNWPGSEGKPVEVRVFANTDTVELSLNGRSLGEQQADMNGYLSWEVLYEPGELQAAGKRDGRVIAEKTVVTAGQPYQIALFPDRLEAQADGSDTVPVRVAVLDKQGYVVPAADHEIRFEVAGAGRLLGVGNGNPSSHEPDKSVLRRAFNGWCLALIQTAAIAGDIQIRAVSPGLASAEVVLRSVSE, encoded by the coding sequence GTGAGAACGGGAATCGCAAGAAGCAAAGTGAATTTTGACGGGAACTGGGGCTTCTATCAAGGGGAGCTTCATATTCCTTATGCCGTTAAGGGCGGAATGACCGGCGGTATTACAGATGCGGGCTCTCTCCGGGAGGGGGAGTGGCTGGATATCGCATACCATGATAAAGGAATGAGCGAGCAGCCGCTGGAATGGACGGGCGTCAGCCTGCCGCATGACTGGTGTGTGGAGCAGGAGTATGTCCGCGATGAGGGCCTAGGCTCCAGGGATGGCAGCCATGGATATCTGCCCGGCGGGACGGGCTTCTACCGCAAAACCTTCGCGCTTCCGGCAGAAGCTGACGGTTCCAAGTGGAAGATCCGCTTCGACGGGGTATCGGGCACCAGCACAGTCTGGGTCAACGGGCATCTGATCGGCTCGCATCAGGGCGGATATATCGGGTATAGCTATGATCTGACGGATGTGCTCCGCTATGGTGAGGAGGGCTTGAATGTCATACTCGTCAAGGTGGATGCTACAGAATGCGAAGGCTGGTGGTATGAAGGCTGCGGCATTTACCGGCATGTCTGGCTAGAGTCAACGGACCGCCTGCATGTGGCCGAATACGGCACTTATATTATCACACCGGAGGTAATAAAAGAACAGGCTGCGGTTCAGCTTCGTACGCGTATCCGCAATGATTACACCGAGGGGAAGCAGATCTCTCTGCGTTCCGTTATCTATGATGCGGATGGAATACAGGTCGTCGAGGAGACGGCGGAGGCCTATGCGGACTGGTATGCAGAAATAGAGCTGGAGCAGAGCTTCAGCGTGGAGCAGCCGAAGCTCTGGAGCCCGGAATCTCCTTATCTGTATAGGGCGGAGACGGCTGTTATTGTTGACGGACAAGAGCTCGACCGGTATGAGACCGTGTTCGGTATCCGCAGCATCCGCTTCGATCCGCAAGAAGGCTTCTTCCTGAACGGGGAGCCGCTGCTGATCAAGGGGACTTGCAATCACCAGGATTTCGCCGGGGTCGGCGTAGCATTGCCGGACAGTCTGATTGAATATAAGCTGAAGCTGCTTCAAGAGATGGGCTCCAATGCCTACCGCAGCGCCCATCACCCGCCAACACCTGAGCTGCTGGATATCTGTGACCGGATCGGTATGCTGGTGATGGACGAGAACCGTAAGCTGGACAGCAGCCCGAATGGACTGAGCCAGCTGTCACGGATGCTCTACCGTGACCGCAACCACCCGAGCGTCATTATCTGGGGTCTGGAGAATGAAGAGGTGCTTGAGGGAACGCTGACGGGAGCCCGGGTGCTGAAGACACTTGCGGACTGGACACGCCGCATAGACCCGACCCGGCCGACCTGTGCAGCGATGAACCACGGCTGGCATGAGAACGGCTATAATGACGCTGTTGAGATTACAGGGTATAATTACGGGCACAGGCAAGACTTGAACATCGACCTCCGGGATCATGAGCGGCACCCGGACCGCCTCATGATCGGCAGTGAATGTGCCAGTTATACTGCCACTCGGGGCATCTATGAAGATGATCCGGTTAAGGGTTATTGCTCTGAATACGGTACGAATATCCCTTCATGGGGCTGTACTCCGCAGCAGGCATGGAGCGATCTGGTGCAGCACCGCTTCCTGACCGGCGTGTTCATGTGGACAGGCTTCGATTACCGGGGGGAGCCTACTCCCCATCTCTGGCCCTGCATCAATTCGCATTTCGGGCTGATGGATACCTGCGGCTTCCCGAAGGACAGCTATTACTACATGCAGTCCGTATGGAGGGAGGAGCCGATGGTCCATGTGCTTCCGCACTGGAATTGGCCCGGGTCCGAAGGTAAGCCGGTTGAGGTAAGGGTGTTCGCGAATACCGATACGGTCGAGCTGAGCCTGAACGGCAGAAGTCTGGGGGAGCAGCAGGCGGATATGAACGGGTATTTGTCGTGGGAGGTTCTCTATGAACCAGGTGAGCTGCAAGCCGCCGGCAAACGGGACGGCCGTGTTATCGCTGAGAAGACTGTGGTCACCGCCGGCCAGCCGTACCAGATTGCCTTGTTCCCTGACCGGTTAGAGGCGCAAGCGGATGGTTCGGATACAGTTCCGGTTCGTGTAGCTGTGCTGGACAAGCAGGGCTATGTGGTTCCGGCGGCGGATCACGAGATCCGCTTTGAGGTTGCTGGCGCAGGCAGGCTGCTCGGCGTTGGCAACGGCAATCCAAGCAGCCATGAGCCGGATAAGTCGGTGCTGCGGCGTGCTTTTAACGGCTGGTGTCTGGCGCTGATTCAGACGGCTGCCATAGCGGGCGATATACAGATTCGGGCTGTCTCTCCTGGACTTGCGTCTGCGGAAGTGGTGCTGCGGTCCGTTTCAGAATAG
- a CDS encoding histidine kinase, translating to MMPKLKKYMPFTYKMMIPYLLLVLLTDVFIGYISYSMLTDSRTEMAESNIRTGMEQSRNNIRYQMDEIQRMSDNLFGSQPFQRALEMKGTPFEIYLTMLDEIVPQITAPLQLFGNKIRFMLYTPNADLNIVSGDNLDDPIITSDYYILPLDDITGSPWYRSLKDSKRDNLWLQIDTDQKLGNLSHVRRLVNFSDYKSLIGYVRITVSLEDLFGGFDTFPLEEGITLRLVEETTGDILFQRGPANNSSGQENFLRLQEPIPGSNFIIEAIVPHKYLTQDAGRLRRVIIAVCSLSFLVMTLIGYVVARISGRKMSRIVGLVRSFQDGNFQKRIRFSGNDEFVQIADSFNDMASNIQGLINSVYVQGIQKKQAELEALQAQINPHFLYNTLSTISSLANLGEIGKVTEMVQGLSRFYRLTLNQGNVYIELEKELDQVATYLEIQRVKYADAFTLHVDVEEEILHMQVIKLLLQPFVENIFKHAWFGETIAIRLTGRRVGDNIELKVIDNGIGMRPEGVKRMMQGPSQSGGYGVKNVDERIKLRYGEAYGVSIASFYGGGTTVRLLLPAGLQDHEEL from the coding sequence ATGATGCCCAAGCTTAAGAAGTACATGCCTTTCACCTATAAAATGATGATTCCGTATCTGCTGCTGGTTCTGCTTACGGATGTGTTCATCGGCTATATCTCCTATTCGATGCTGACCGATTCCCGGACAGAGATGGCCGAGTCCAACATCCGAACAGGCATGGAGCAGTCGAGGAACAATATCCGCTATCAGATGGATGAAATACAGCGGATGTCGGACAACCTGTTCGGCAGCCAGCCGTTCCAGCGTGCGCTCGAAATGAAGGGGACCCCATTTGAGATCTATCTGACGATGCTTGACGAGATTGTCCCTCAGATTACCGCACCGCTGCAGCTGTTCGGGAACAAGATCCGCTTCATGCTCTACACCCCGAACGCTGATCTGAACATTGTGTCAGGCGATAATTTGGATGACCCGATCATTACCAGTGATTACTATATTCTGCCCCTGGACGATATTACAGGCAGTCCATGGTACCGGTCACTGAAGGATTCCAAGCGCGATAATTTGTGGCTGCAGATTGATACGGATCAGAAGCTGGGCAACCTCTCGCATGTGCGCAGACTCGTCAACTTCAGTGATTACAAATCGCTGATCGGTTATGTGCGGATCACAGTATCGCTGGAGGATCTGTTCGGCGGCTTCGATACCTTCCCGCTGGAGGAAGGGATTACGCTGCGGCTTGTGGAGGAGACCACCGGGGATATTCTGTTCCAGCGCGGTCCCGCCAACAATAGCAGCGGACAAGAGAATTTCCTCAGGCTGCAGGAACCGATTCCGGGCAGTAACTTCATTATTGAAGCCATAGTTCCGCATAAATATCTCACCCAGGATGCCGGACGGCTGCGCCGTGTGATTATCGCGGTCTGCAGTCTGAGCTTCCTGGTTATGACCTTGATCGGGTATGTGGTGGCACGGATATCCGGCCGCAAAATGAGCCGGATCGTAGGCCTGGTGCGTTCCTTCCAGGACGGGAACTTCCAGAAGCGCATCCGCTTCTCCGGCAATGATGAATTCGTGCAGATCGCAGACTCCTTCAATGATATGGCCTCCAACATTCAGGGCCTGATCAACAGCGTGTATGTGCAGGGAATTCAGAAGAAGCAGGCGGAGCTGGAGGCCCTGCAGGCGCAGATCAATCCGCATTTTCTATACAATACGCTCTCCACAATCAGCAGCCTGGCTAATCTCGGGGAGATCGGCAAGGTCACGGAGATGGTCCAGGGGCTGTCCCGGTTCTACCGGCTGACGCTCAATCAGGGCAATGTCTATATTGAGCTGGAGAAGGAGCTGGACCAGGTGGCTACGTATCTGGAGATTCAGCGGGTCAAATACGCGGATGCCTTCACGCTGCACGTGGATGTGGAAGAGGAAATTCTGCATATGCAGGTAATTAAGCTGCTGCTCCAGCCTTTTGTGGAGAACATATTCAAGCACGCCTGGTTCGGTGAGACCATTGCCATACGGCTGACCGGCAGGCGGGTGGGGGACAATATTGAACTCAAGGTTATCGATAACGGGATCGGCATGCGCCCTGAGGGAGTCAAGCGTATGATGCAGGGTCCGAGCCAGTCAGGCGGTTACGGTGTGAAAAATGTGGATGAGCGGATCAAACTCAGATACGGCGAGGCGTACGGGGTTAGTATTGCCAGCTTCTATGGAGGCGGGACAACCGTGCGGCTGCTGCTCCCTGCCGGACTTCAGGATCATGAGGAGCTGTAG
- a CDS encoding carbohydrate ABC transporter permease — translation MSSTTANIQSPEVRRKPANRDKMVLSVIGYVTLTILAIFCIFPFILVISSSLSEESAIIEKGFQIFPTAFSTEAYSLLFKYPAEMLRAYGVTISVTAIGTIVGLFLTSMTAYVLSRRDFKWRSRFSFFFFFTTLFSGGLVPWYLMIINYLHLKDTLLVLILPMMMNVFYIIVMKSFMGSIPDAITESAKIDGAGDFRIFMQLIVPLSKPALATIGLFIALAYWNDWYNALLFISKSELMPLQYYLYKMLGNMDGMRKAMMASGAVVNTDLPTESLKMAMTIVATGPILLAYPFIQKYFVTGLTIGAVKG, via the coding sequence ATGAGTTCAACCACTGCTAATATTCAATCACCGGAAGTACGCAGAAAGCCTGCAAACCGGGACAAAATGGTGCTATCCGTCATCGGATACGTAACCCTTACGATACTGGCCATATTCTGTATCTTCCCGTTCATTCTGGTGATCTCTTCCTCTCTAAGTGAAGAGAGCGCGATTATCGAGAAAGGGTTCCAGATCTTCCCGACCGCCTTCTCGACAGAAGCGTACAGCCTGCTGTTCAAGTATCCGGCTGAGATGCTCAGAGCGTATGGCGTGACGATCTCCGTTACAGCCATCGGTACGATCGTCGGATTGTTCCTGACATCAATGACAGCCTACGTGCTGTCCCGGAGAGATTTCAAATGGCGCAGCCGCTTCTCCTTCTTCTTCTTCTTCACTACATTGTTCAGCGGCGGCCTGGTTCCATGGTATCTGATGATCATCAACTACCTGCATCTGAAGGATACACTTCTGGTACTGATTCTGCCGATGATGATGAACGTCTTCTATATTATTGTCATGAAGTCCTTCATGGGCAGCATCCCGGATGCGATTACAGAATCCGCCAAAATTGACGGAGCCGGCGATTTCCGGATCTTCATGCAGCTGATTGTGCCGTTGTCCAAGCCCGCCCTGGCGACCATTGGTCTGTTCATTGCCTTGGCCTACTGGAATGACTGGTATAACGCACTTCTCTTCATCTCCAAGTCGGAGCTGATGCCGCTGCAGTATTATCTCTACAAAATGTTAGGCAACATGGATGGAATGCGTAAGGCGATGATGGCTTCCGGTGCGGTAGTCAACACGGACCTGCCAACCGAAAGTCTGAAGATGGCCATGACGATTGTGGCTACAGGGCCGATCCTGCTGGCGTATCCGTTCATCCAGAAGTATTTTGTAACAGGACTTACGATTGGTGCAGTCAAAGGATGA